A section of the Candidatus Zixiibacteriota bacterium genome encodes:
- a CDS encoding PAS domain S-box protein, with protein MKSSDQSGNPADGIHEVAPELRLICDVLSDGIIVVDGASASVIHVNKSACSMLGRSESDLKSATLTSLLSSQDFSRADELMSWTSSKTQLHFRDIPFSAAGEDVFSADITIVPLTNQTGRQAALLLKPSESRRSADRQSQILSSIATQSTEGIAVIDMEGHLQFINNAFAEMHGYKPDELLGRHVSVFHTPGQMAAVNAANKQIADTGEFTGEIWHVKRDGTEFPTAMHNSLLRDDSGEVIGMIGTLRNITDSKKVEKDLRESEARTRAILRTYPDLMFQFSSDGTFLDYIAPTEDLYVEERAFLGKNVQDVMPPEVATVSLHAIENALRTNVMQTCEYELLISGELRNFECRMNATGENEVLAIIRDITERKQAHKALEDSEQRYRKLTEVAFGGYAISTASKVAEASERFAELFGYQMTELIGMNVIDLFAPEQREDVSAKIEADYDSPYESVCKRKDGTTFPVEACGKIVQYGGAKARITAIRDITTRERAIVALRESEERYRTLYETMAQGVVYQDADGRITSVNPTAERILGLSFDEMSGRTSHDSGWRAIHEDGSEFTRDAYPSTVALSTGKEVHKVVMGIFNPRIEDWVWISVNAVPQFKPGDDKPFQVYSTFSDITDRKKAEDALKKSQAELEARNMALVSMIDVSGSLHRSLDFDDVVKAAVEAMMRYSQSPSVGMFSVNREANRLELLHARGFTDATVKAAETMPIESSLTGKAVLQNDIMVSPELTEDNRVYTGVQKHLADQGFVTIVSVPISHQDEVKGAMVLIFREEHPLDQRERETLLSIGRSIGLAMSNAEHLAQLKAEIAERKRAELEVQKERDRAQNYLDIAGAIFVVLNNRGEVTLINRKGCEILGFEERDILNRNWFNNFVPESSRTETKATFEELMAGHIEPAEYYENPILNRFGEERLIAWHNALLVNDKGRIVATLSSGEDITDRQRADEALRSAYEQLSVERKALVEKNIALREVLEHIDDERKQIRAKIAETVDQVLTPAMNRLVNSDGTVNRSFLDLLKNSLQDLASTSDEILYLYSRLSPREVEICNLIRNGATSQEIADALFISLGTVKKHREKVRKKLKLANKNINLSAFLKGFKGV; from the coding sequence ATGAAGAGCAGCGATCAATCAGGAAATCCAGCGGATGGGATTCACGAGGTAGCGCCAGAACTTCGATTGATCTGTGATGTCTTGTCTGACGGTATCATTGTCGTCGATGGCGCTTCAGCCTCGGTTATTCATGTGAACAAGTCTGCCTGTTCGATGCTCGGCCGATCAGAAAGTGATCTGAAGTCGGCAACGTTGACCTCACTTCTTTCCTCACAGGATTTCTCACGTGCAGACGAACTGATGAGCTGGACTTCCAGCAAGACACAGCTTCACTTCAGAGATATCCCATTCAGCGCTGCAGGAGAGGATGTATTTAGCGCCGATATTACGATTGTGCCACTGACAAATCAAACGGGAAGGCAGGCCGCGCTTCTCCTGAAGCCATCCGAGAGCAGGCGGAGCGCCGACAGGCAGTCGCAGATACTCTCGTCCATTGCCACGCAGAGTACCGAAGGGATAGCGGTGATCGATATGGAAGGTCATCTGCAATTCATAAACAACGCTTTTGCGGAAATGCACGGCTACAAGCCGGATGAGCTTCTCGGAAGGCACGTTTCAGTCTTCCACACGCCGGGGCAGATGGCTGCCGTGAATGCTGCAAACAAGCAGATTGCAGACACCGGAGAATTCACAGGCGAGATATGGCATGTCAAACGTGACGGAACCGAATTCCCAACTGCGATGCACAATTCTCTGCTCCGCGACGATTCGGGTGAAGTCATCGGAATGATCGGCACGCTTCGCAACATAACTGACAGCAAGAAGGTCGAGAAAGACCTGCGGGAGAGCGAGGCGCGGACACGTGCCATCCTCAGGACTTATCCGGACTTGATGTTCCAGTTCTCTTCGGACGGTACATTTCTGGATTACATCGCACCGACAGAGGACTTGTACGTGGAAGAGCGCGCGTTCCTGGGCAAGAATGTTCAGGATGTCATGCCCCCTGAAGTTGCCACTGTCAGTTTGCACGCTATTGAGAATGCTCTGAGAACAAACGTGATGCAGACATGTGAATATGAATTGCTGATATCTGGCGAACTGAGAAATTTCGAGTGCAGGATGAACGCTACCGGGGAGAATGAAGTGCTGGCGATCATTCGGGACATCACCGAACGAAAGCAGGCTCATAAGGCTCTTGAAGACAGCGAGCAGAGATATCGAAAGTTGACAGAGGTTGCATTTGGCGGATACGCGATCAGCACAGCGAGCAAAGTCGCTGAGGCAAGTGAGCGGTTCGCCGAGCTTTTCGGCTACCAAATGACAGAGCTGATCGGGATGAATGTGATTGATCTCTTTGCACCTGAGCAAAGGGAAGACGTCTCAGCAAAGATAGAGGCAGATTATGATTCTCCATATGAATCGGTTTGTAAGCGCAAAGACGGAACGACATTCCCGGTAGAGGCGTGCGGCAAGATAGTCCAATATGGTGGAGCAAAGGCAAGAATTACGGCAATCAGAGATATCACGACGCGAGAACGCGCAATCGTTGCGCTACGGGAGAGTGAGGAGAGATATCGCACACTGTATGAGACTATGGCTCAGGGTGTTGTCTATCAGGATGCTGATGGCAGAATCACATCAGTCAATCCTACGGCTGAGAGGATTCTGGGACTGTCTTTCGACGAAATGAGCGGCAGGACATCGCATGACTCCGGCTGGAGAGCCATTCATGAGGATGGTTCGGAATTCACCCGCGATGCTTATCCTTCGACAGTGGCGCTGAGTACTGGAAAGGAAGTGCATAAGGTCGTGATGGGTATATTCAATCCCAGAATAGAAGACTGGGTATGGATAAGCGTCAATGCAGTGCCTCAATTCAAGCCGGGCGATGACAAGCCGTTTCAGGTCTATTCGACTTTCTCAGATATAACAGACCGAAAGAAGGCTGAAGACGCGCTGAAAAAGTCACAGGCGGAACTGGAAGCTCGAAACATGGCGCTCGTGTCAATGATCGATGTCTCCGGATCTCTGCACCGTTCCCTCGATTTTGATGATGTCGTCAAGGCCGCCGTGGAGGCCATGATGCGCTATAGTCAGTCACCATCTGTCGGCATGTTCTCTGTCAACAGGGAGGCTAACCGACTGGAGCTGCTGCATGCACGTGGATTTACCGATGCAACCGTCAAAGCAGCGGAGACCATGCCAATCGAAAGCAGCCTTACAGGGAAGGCGGTCCTGCAAAATGATATCATGGTGTCCCCAGAGTTGACCGAAGATAATCGCGTATATACCGGAGTTCAGAAGCATCTCGCAGACCAGGGCTTTGTGACCATAGTTTCTGTGCCAATCTCGCATCAGGACGAAGTTAAGGGAGCAATGGTTCTTATCTTCAGAGAAGAACACCCTCTCGACCAGCGTGAACGTGAGACCCTGCTCTCTATCGGGAGATCCATCGGGCTGGCGATGTCAAATGCAGAGCACCTGGCCCAGCTGAAAGCAGAAATCGCCGAACGCAAACGCGCGGAGCTGGAGGTTCAGAAGGAGCGAGACAGGGCGCAAAACTATCTCGATATCGCTGGAGCAATATTTGTGGTGCTGAACAATAGGGGTGAGGTTACACTAATCAATAGAAAGGGATGCGAGATTCTCGGCTTCGAAGAGCGCGATATCCTGAACAGAAACTGGTTCAATAACTTCGTCCCCGAAAGCAGCAGGACGGAGACTAAGGCGACATTCGAAGAACTCATGGCGGGACACATCGAACCAGCAGAATATTATGAGAATCCAATACTGAACAGATTCGGTGAGGAGAGACTGATCGCTTGGCACAATGCTCTGCTTGTCAATGATAAAGGGAGAATCGTGGCGACGCTAAGCTCCGGAGAAGACATTACGGATCGTCAACGCGCCGACGAGGCCCTGAGATCAGCATACGAACAATTGAGTGTCGAACGTAAGGCGCTCGTAGAGAAGAACATAGCGCTGCGAGAGGTCCTGGAGCATATCGATGACGAGCGAAAGCAGATCAGAGCGAAAATCGCCGAGACTGTGGATCAAGTGCTCACACCGGCTATGAACAGGCTGGTCAATAGCGATGGCACAGTAAATCGGAGCTTCCTCGATCTGCTTAAGAACAGCCTGCAGGATCTGGCCTCGACGTCTGACGAGATACTCTACCTATATTCTCGATTATCTCCTCGTGAGGTCGAGATATGCAATCTTATCAGAAATGGCGCAACCTCGCAGGAGATTGCAGATGCGCTCTTTATTTCGCTCGGAACAGTCAAGAAACACCGCGAAAAGGTTAGAAAAAAGCTCAAATTGGCTAACAAGAACATAAATCTTTCGGCCTTTCTCAAGGGCTTCAAGGGCGTATAA
- a CDS encoding sodium:solute symporter family protein yields the protein MVYFWTIIAYLLLLIAVGAYRSTRVKTQDDFMVAGRRLSARVLVGTLLATWIGSGSIIAGAGLAYDKGFSALWFDAGVWIAIIILYLIAGRARKLAQYTVPDILEIRYNKYARVLGTIVTVVAYTAIVSYQFRAGGMVLNLITGISVDYGIIITAAFVIGYTVLAGMISVAYTDVVNGIIMIIGLFLALPFLINDAGGLSEIVKRLPETHLDLLGDMSLLEALGYTLPTMLLLLGESGMYQRFFSAKDEQTAKKSVVGWLIGTIIIETLIVVVAIVGRSIFSDIDGEKVILYSVRDALPVAIGCLCLAAIVAIIVSTADSFLLVPSTNLMRDIYQRFINPGASQKRILLYSRIVVVILGIFAFVQVRFFEKVLEMAIYAYTMYGVGITPAVMAAFFWKRATAAAGVSSIAAGMTVTILWEALSQPWGLPTVYPALGLSLFCLIFVSFVTPKPDRAKVEPFFERC from the coding sequence ATGGTCTATTTCTGGACAATCATCGCCTACCTGCTATTGCTGATCGCTGTGGGGGCTTACCGCAGCACTCGAGTCAAAACGCAGGATGACTTCATGGTGGCAGGCAGAAGGCTGTCGGCGCGGGTGCTGGTCGGAACCCTTCTGGCGACATGGATCGGGTCAGGCTCCATAATCGCAGGAGCCGGTCTCGCATACGATAAGGGCTTTTCCGCACTTTGGTTCGATGCCGGAGTCTGGATAGCTATCATCATCTTGTATCTGATTGCCGGAAGGGCGCGGAAACTCGCGCAGTACACCGTGCCTGACATTCTGGAGATTCGATACAATAAATATGCCAGGGTGCTGGGAACGATTGTTACGGTAGTGGCTTACACGGCTATTGTAAGCTACCAATTCCGCGCGGGTGGGATGGTACTGAATTTGATAACCGGCATCTCTGTCGATTATGGGATAATTATCACCGCTGCTTTTGTGATAGGTTACACGGTCCTTGCAGGGATGATCTCGGTGGCCTATACCGACGTTGTCAACGGCATTATCATGATAATCGGTCTCTTTCTTGCCTTGCCTTTTCTGATTAATGATGCTGGCGGTCTCAGCGAAATTGTGAAGAGATTGCCCGAGACTCACCTCGATCTTCTCGGCGATATGTCACTTCTGGAGGCGCTCGGGTACACGCTCCCCACTATGCTGCTCTTGCTCGGGGAATCCGGTATGTATCAGAGATTCTTCTCAGCGAAGGATGAGCAGACGGCGAAAAAATCGGTAGTCGGCTGGTTAATCGGCACGATTATTATCGAGACTTTGATAGTTGTCGTAGCAATTGTTGGCAGGTCGATCTTCAGCGATATCGACGGAGAGAAAGTCATTCTATATTCGGTGAGAGATGCACTGCCTGTCGCCATCGGCTGTCTCTGTCTTGCAGCAATTGTGGCGATCATAGTATCCACGGCAGATTCGTTCCTGCTGGTGCCCTCGACGAATTTGATGCGTGATATCTATCAGCGATTCATCAATCCTGGTGCCTCGCAGAAGCGAATTCTGCTCTATTCGCGGATTGTGGTTGTCATTCTCGGTATCTTTGCATTTGTGCAGGTGAGGTTTTTTGAAAAAGTACTCGAAATGGCAATATATGCTTACACCATGTACGGAGTCGGTATTACACCGGCGGTTATGGCGGCGTTCTTCTGGAAGAGGGCTACTGCTGCGGCGGGTGTCAGCTCGATAGCCGCCGGAATGACGGTCACCATCCTGTGGGAAGCCCTGAGTCAACCGTGGGGTTTGCCCACCGTCTATCCAGCGCTCGGACTGTCGCTGTTTTGCCTTATCTTCGTGAGCTTTGTGACCCCGAAACCTGACAGGGCGAAGGTGGAGCCCTTTTTCGAAAGGTGTTAA
- a CDS encoding cupin domain-containing protein: MSNETNHYFISPEEIRYIELMPGVKSRILTGLLGEKMMMVLTTVEPGETVPSHAHPHEQIGMVYSGKASFRVGNEEREVSRNDFFSIPANVDHEATCISAEPFVALDIFCPVREDMAEKARKLELPR; encoded by the coding sequence ATGTCCAATGAAACCAATCACTATTTCATCAGTCCGGAAGAAATTCGATATATCGAGTTGATGCCCGGGGTAAAGTCAAGAATCCTGACCGGCTTGCTCGGCGAGAAGATGATGATGGTACTGACCACTGTCGAACCGGGCGAGACTGTGCCGTCGCACGCACATCCGCATGAGCAAATCGGGATGGTCTATTCCGGCAAGGCGTCATTTCGAGTCGGAAACGAGGAACGGGAGGTTTCGAGAAACGATTTTTTCTCGATCCCTGCCAATGTCGATCACGAAGCAACCTGCATTAGCGCCGAACCGTTTGTCGCTCTCGACATCTTTTGTCCGGTGCGAGAGGATATGGCTGAAAAGGCGAGAAAACTGGAATTGCCGAGGTAA
- a CDS encoding metallophosphoesterase — protein MCYQISFRETASALLVIVALAYSGFAAVGDCAVNFAVIGDRTGDHIEGIYGQIIEQVEKLHPDFAITVGDQIEGYVEDAAILDTEWAEYDSIVAALSVPLFITPGNHDITNSFMGEYYQAHRGEPYYSVDQNGIHLIVLDNSRYNTTTDFSSEQLDWLADDLEKNRDAEYTFAFMHKPFWFDTVADGNPDTLHSLFVKFGVDGVFSGHFHSYFNGTFDGINYTSVGSSGGDADPAPTGMHFHFVSVTIDDSGFSINPITLDGAVHPWDEVTVYDVKFGNQIRYRGVEIVRPLEIGQDLNLETQTLEVSVTNLNEGLEISDTIRWDLPEGWSVEPQMLPFTVPVGDKLTAEFKFSVEGELYPLPSFSLTYPFGSNKVYTVKKYARAVRSAECLPATEAPVIDGIVNDAAWGSPVSRLFSPDGGIAITDPVNFYFAYDTDNIYLAAYCSEPFVDSMKSGTTERDGMLFGDDCVGYFIQPDIDEGKAYMIYVNAIGTVFDQELVVGYDGFTDYDPKWDGSYEVVAGRGGDHWSVEIAIPLAQWGAKAESGQKWGINFRRKQPRFGSAADWQTPIDYAPDSYGNLIMK, from the coding sequence ATGTGTTATCAGATTTCGTTTCGTGAAACTGCGTCAGCGCTGCTTGTGATTGTTGCGCTCGCATATTCTGGCTTTGCTGCGGTCGGTGACTGTGCGGTAAATTTCGCGGTTATTGGCGATCGTACCGGCGATCACATTGAAGGTATCTATGGTCAAATAATCGAACAGGTCGAAAAGCTTCATCCTGATTTCGCAATCACCGTTGGCGATCAGATCGAGGGATATGTTGAGGATGCCGCTATACTGGATACAGAGTGGGCCGAATACGATTCTATCGTTGCCGCGTTGAGTGTTCCGCTCTTTATCACGCCCGGAAACCACGACATTACGAACAGTTTTATGGGGGAGTACTACCAGGCTCACAGAGGCGAACCGTATTATTCAGTCGACCAGAACGGAATCCATCTGATCGTACTCGACAACAGCCGCTACAATACGACAACTGATTTCTCATCGGAGCAGCTCGATTGGCTGGCGGATGATCTCGAGAAGAATCGGGATGCCGAGTATACATTTGCGTTTATGCACAAGCCGTTCTGGTTTGATACCGTAGCAGATGGCAATCCCGATACGCTTCACAGCCTGTTTGTGAAATTCGGTGTGGACGGTGTCTTCTCGGGTCATTTTCATAGCTATTTCAATGGCACATTTGACGGCATCAATTACACCAGTGTGGGAAGTTCCGGTGGCGATGCGGATCCGGCGCCGACCGGCATGCATTTCCATTTCGTTTCTGTGACAATCGACGACAGCGGATTCTCGATCAATCCGATCACTCTCGATGGTGCGGTGCACCCGTGGGATGAGGTCACCGTATACGATGTCAAATTCGGCAATCAGATAAGATACCGGGGGGTCGAGATAGTGCGTCCTCTCGAAATAGGACAAGATCTGAATCTTGAAACGCAGACACTTGAAGTGTCGGTGACAAACCTAAACGAGGGACTCGAGATTTCCGATACGATTCGATGGGATTTGCCGGAGGGTTGGTCTGTCGAGCCGCAGATGCTGCCGTTCACCGTGCCGGTAGGGGATAAGCTGACTGCAGAATTCAAATTCTCGGTCGAAGGCGAATTGTATCCATTGCCCTCTTTCTCATTGACCTATCCCTTTGGTTCGAATAAGGTGTACACTGTCAAGAAGTATGCAAGAGCTGTTAGATCTGCAGAGTGCCTCCCCGCTACAGAAGCCCCGGTGATCGATGGCATTGTCAATGACGCGGCATGGGGCAGCCCGGTCAGCCGATTGTTTTCACCAGACGGTGGGATCGCTATCACAGATCCAGTCAATTTCTATTTCGCATACGACACCGACAATATCTACCTTGCAGCATATTGCTCCGAGCCGTTTGTTGATTCGATGAAGTCCGGGACCACCGAACGTGATGGCATGCTCTTCGGAGATGACTGCGTCGGATATTTCATTCAGCCGGATATCGACGAGGGTAAGGCATATATGATATATGTCAATGCAATTGGCACGGTATTCGACCAGGAGCTTGTCGTCGGTTACGATGGTTTCACGGACTACGATCCGAAATGGGATGGCTCTTATGAAGTCGTGGCCGGCAGGGGAGGGGATCATTGGAGTGTAGAAATCGCTATCCCGCTTGCGCAGTGGGGAGCGAAGGCAGAATCGGGTCAGAAATGGGGAATCAATTTCCGTCGCAAACAACCGAGATTTGGATCTGCAGCCGATTGGCAAACTCCGATAGATTACGCTCCCGATTCATATGGGAATCTGATAATGAAATAG
- a CDS encoding DMT family transporter: MSDSKNIRNISSHIGLIYAAAIWGSTFIIVKASLDNIDPVILVGYRFTFAALVLAGFLIYERKPLFAQIGRGCVLGFFLWMLYVPQTIGLGYTTASNSAFITGLFVAFVPLFSLLLFKKKPAIRDYLAVTISLAGLWFLTGGLVNANLGDMLTLITAMTYGLHILLVDKYAKFGFDPYLMAFQQFLFVGVASLIAGVVFQLPFGIGTTETAIAVLFLALLPTLSAFVIQMVAQKIVPPVRVSLIFALEPVFAALFAWTVGGEEFSTYRAIGGLLIVAAMIVSAIPYRRFVLRRACM; encoded by the coding sequence ATGAGCGACAGCAAAAACATTCGGAATATATCCTCGCACATCGGCTTGATCTATGCTGCGGCGATATGGGGATCAACGTTTATCATCGTCAAGGCGAGTCTCGACAATATCGATCCGGTCATACTTGTCGGATACCGCTTCACTTTCGCCGCGCTGGTGCTTGCCGGATTTCTGATCTATGAGCGAAAGCCGCTGTTCGCCCAGATCGGCAGAGGATGTGTGCTTGGGTTTTTCCTGTGGATGCTCTATGTTCCGCAGACCATTGGACTCGGATACACGACAGCCTCGAATTCGGCGTTCATCACCGGACTCTTCGTGGCATTTGTGCCGTTGTTCTCGCTACTGCTGTTTAAGAAGAAACCTGCAATCCGGGATTATCTTGCCGTTACCATTTCTCTAGCCGGGCTGTGGTTTCTGACCGGCGGGTTGGTCAATGCGAATCTTGGCGATATGCTGACTCTGATTACGGCGATGACATACGGGCTGCACATTCTGCTTGTCGACAAGTACGCGAAGTTCGGGTTTGACCCGTACTTGATGGCATTTCAGCAGTTTCTGTTTGTAGGTGTCGCAAGCTTGATCGCGGGTGTCGTGTTTCAGCTTCCGTTTGGTATCGGTACGACCGAAACCGCGATTGCAGTCTTGTTTCTTGCACTGCTGCCAACACTCTCGGCGTTTGTGATTCAGATGGTCGCGCAGAAGATTGTGCCGCCGGTGCGAGTGTCGCTGATATTCGCGCTGGAGCCGGTGTTTGCGGCGCTGTTCGCGTGGACTGTCGGCGGCGAGGAGTTCTCTACATATCGCGCAATCGGTGGTTTGCTGATAGTCGCCGCAATGATCGTCTCAGCCATCCCATACCGGAGGTTTGTGCTGAGACGAGCGTGTATGTGA
- a CDS encoding CoA-binding protein — protein sequence MDSRAENITASKHIAVVGVSNRKFGGAIYKELKKRGYNVYAVHPTMESFNGDPCYDSLKSVPADVEAAVVAVSPASAEKVVDDALGRGIKRLWFQRGSDFTRVVEKAEAAGIQTISRKCILMYTQPVTGIHAFHRFLARVFGSV from the coding sequence GTGGATAGCAGAGCAGAAAACATCACAGCTTCCAAACACATCGCTGTTGTCGGTGTGTCGAATCGCAAATTCGGCGGGGCAATATACAAAGAGCTGAAGAAACGCGGCTATAATGTCTACGCGGTGCATCCCACAATGGAGTCTTTCAACGGCGACCCATGCTACGACAGCCTGAAATCAGTGCCGGCTGATGTCGAGGCAGCAGTGGTGGCCGTATCGCCCGCCAGTGCAGAGAAGGTTGTCGATGACGCGCTGGGGCGCGGCATTAAGAGGCTCTGGTTTCAGCGGGGGTCGGATTTTACGAGAGTAGTAGAAAAGGCGGAGGCGGCCGGCATACAAACCATCAGCAGGAAGTGCATTCTGATGTACACGCAGCCGGTAACCGGTATCCACGCATTCCATCGCTTCCTCGCACGGGTTTTCGGTTCAGTCTGA